DNA from Garra rufa chromosome 5, GarRuf1.0, whole genome shotgun sequence:
tataactAGAGGACGAGAAgagaactgaggcgctacagcgatctgtcatgacacattaaagGGCCACAAAAAGGTATTTATTGTTTCAGTTTCTTAAACAAATTATACAATTAAGCTGACACCTAAAGTACTTGAAttaaaactgaatttataaaataaatgtcaatatatgaataaatgctataatagtatacagttgaagtttagatacaccttgcagaattctcaaaacgttaattattttactttaccaaaataagagggtttacatatagtccacaagagaaaataatagttgaatttataaaaatgacccagttcaaaattttgcataaacttgattcttaataggaTACTGTGTTTTCacatgaataatccacagctgttttttggtttagtgatagttgtttgtgagttccttgtttttcatgaacagttaaactgcccactattcttcagaaaaatccttcaggtgatacaaattcttttgtttttcagcatttttgtgtatttgaaccctttccaacaatgactgtattattttgagatgtcatcttttcacactgaggacaactgagggactcatatgcaactattacagaaggttcaaatgctggcAGAGCCAGCAGTGTAAATATTTGAATAGGTTAaagatgtacatttttcttattttgcctaaatatcatatttttttatttagtactgcctctCAGAAGCTGCAAAGTAGATTCTTCCAAGAAGACAAAAGTTACATTTACCTTAccttacatttattaaattcaaaaagttctcaccccttggctcttaatgcatcgtttttccttttggagcattagtaagtgtttgaactttctgtaatagttgcatgtgagtctagggttaccacttttaatacccaaaaataagggacgcattcggggggtcatctaaaaaatgctgcagtaatatgggacgtcctgaatacgaactgatcattgtttttttctactttttagaaatggggtctatatatcccgttaaaatgtaataatgtcccatatctcaaaaatgctgcagtaaaaaggtttcatatgagttttgcatataatatggccgtcctgaataagaactgatcattgtttttttttctacttattagactctaaagtctaataatgtcccatttctcagaaaagaaccgaaaattacaccaataaataaaacggatattaaagctgaaatgcaaataaataagtaagtaaaaattcacgagcactttgtagtattatctctcagtcctgggtcctcagtctaaatgaaaagcgctctgcaagcacgttctctctgtgttgtttctgaaactaccgtaatcactgtaatatgcgcgcacacttataatcaatcgcggctggcttgaccgtgtttttctgaaccgcggctggctttaccgcattgATTAAccgcatgagacgctgctttagaaaaaattataaaaaatacgggacaaaacccgtcccgtattgattcaaaacgggacgcgcaatttcattctcaaatacgggacgattccgtattttaagggacgggtggcaaccctatgtgagtcccttggttgtccttaatgtgaaaagatggatctcaaaatcatacagtcacttttggaaaatacacaaaaattctaaaaaaccaaagaatttgtgggaccttagggtttttctgaagaacagtgggcagtttctGGAGATCtgccatcctacaaagttcagctctaaccctgatcaaacagctaattaatctcttaggtagcacttgataattacaaacAGCTGTGTTGGAaataaagtctgcaggtaggtagatcttcAGGAACAGAGTTGGGCACCgctggtttaactgttcaggataaacaagggattcatgaacaactattactaaaccaGCAATAAcacataaaaacacagctgtggatcattcaggtaacaacacagttttaagaatcaagcgtgtgtaaacttttgaccgaggtcatttttataaattcaattattttctcttgtggaccaaatgtaaatgtcttttatgttaaatatcttattcaggtcggtactaaataaaaacaacatgcgttttgtatgctcccccttattttggtaacagaatgttaattttacagattttgcaaggtgtgtaaacttttgactttaactgtaaataatactaaaataacactagtcAGCTGAACACAATAAGATTACTCTGACAGCATAAGCTGCATGAAACACTTACTGTAACATATTTTGATAACAGTTTATCTTTCATCATATTCAATATCCTGTTTCATTATGTCACCGTCACCAGATGTGCTTTTTTATGACCGGTGTCCACCGTTTGTCCTGAATATCTTAAAACACGTGAGCTAAAAATGATCATGTCATAAAACCTTAGCCGACTCACCTTTCCTTTTGGATTCTTCTCATTGGCTGGGTACATGAATATGCCACCGTATGCAATGGTACGGTGTATATCAGACACCATCGACCCAACATACCTGGCACCATACGGGGCACTGCCGTCCTGTGAGACAATCACATTTTATCAAATGTAATATCAGGATTCATACTTTCTTCATACATTTGAGTTTGAACGAGATACTTTGTGTATGCATGATCTTTCTAGGCTTGGATCTCTGAATCCAAAAAACTCAAAATAATTTCTACttgaatgacaaaaaaaaaaaaaaaaaaaaactgtcggGAGCACAGGTCATAAGTGCTTCAATAAAAGAGGACAGAAAAACAGGAAGTAGTGTTAGACATTCTAGGAAACAGAAACCCAGCTGGACTGCTAAAATCACGCACATCTGTCATCTAATATAATGCCTTTTCCTTTAGAAAGATGTGAGCAGTAAAAACGAAAAAAGGAACTACATAAAGTTGTAATGTTTggctttaaatttaattttagccACCAACCCTACCTCAGGCAATGACAGACACAATATGCAAACAAATCATTGCGTCATGAGGTCAGAGATAGCATGTTTCTGACAACACTTCTACAAAAACAACATATCATCCCACATAAAACATGACTGATAACATAATGtacgtgattagcaagtttccCATTTTGCAATGCGTTATTTAATCAAAGACAAGCTCTTCAGTCTTTACTTTTGTTTACTTTTTCCTTCTTATCACTGTCAGACTGCTTAAGATGATCTttaaaaaatgaacaaacaaaaacgtGTAATCGTGGAAAGACAAGATCTCACAGGTATTCACTGAAAATTAACTTTAATAATTTACCAGGTGACCCACGGAAAAATCTAACTCAGCATATTTTGTGATCACATTGCACCCTGTTGCACTTGAGGCTTGTGATTAGCAGTAACATGAATCAGTTACATATGCTGAGTCTGTATGTTCCAGTTGAGAAAACAGAACATGAATTCCTGCAGAGGAAGTCGCTCTTCACTTTCCAGCATGTAACGTGTGTAAACGTCAGCTGATGCTGAGCACAGCCATGCAGTCATGCAAAACGTCTGATCTGTCAGTAAGCATTATTCAGACTCACACTTTGTTTTTAAACTAAGTGTTCTTCAGGCCAGCTAAGCAACATTCCCTGATCTGTCACAACATGACAGATCACATGAGGTGGTGTACACCGCAAATCAGTTTGCACTCAGTGGTTTCATTTGTGCTGTGATCTTACAAAAAAATAACTAGCAATGATAAGACTcccaaaataataaaatcaatgtTATTTGGCTAGTTCGGATCATGTCTTTGTCCAGAACCCACCTCTGGGTATTTCTTGTGCTTTAGATAATCATTCACTGCAGGCTCGAAGTACTTAGCGTAGCCCTCGTTGATACTGTAAGTCTTCCCCTTTTTCTTGATCTGCACATTTCTGTCTGTGAGAATGAATTCTCCAATTGCCTAAAGAAGAGGAACATAAAAAAGCATATTCTCATGAGATCACGTTACACACTGACACATGTACTTAACCAAAAATAAAAGATCCAAAGATGAGGAATCAAAACTAGTTAACTACAGCCACAAAATAATAAAGAATTTCATccgaaattaaaaaaaaaagaagtgtccCCCTGAAGCATccctttaatgttaaaaaaaatctacaaatgtCAAACCATAAACAGAAGTGAAACATACAATGTGTTATATAAGCATAAAACCTTTTCACAATTTACTACAtagctatttttgtttttaagacAATGTTATGTTTTGGCATATGTGTACTTTGTTCGTGAATACACtgtaaatgattcactgattcactCGTTCAGCGTGTCTTCAATGAACTGATTCCTAGCACTTTGTGACTATAAAACCTCGATCTCACCACAGCCTAGATACCCCAACATTCAGTTTGTGAAGCTCTGGCTTTGTCATTTAttcttatttatcttatttaactATTTGTGCTTACTGGGTCCAGCATAAAGAAGTTAACTCCAGCTCCTGTGCTGAGAGCCACTAGCGTGGCGCTGCCGTAAAGAGCGTAACCCGCACAGACGATCTGATTGCCCGGCTGTAGGGCGTCCTTGTCCGTCGGTTCTCCATCTGAACACTGGAACAGGAGAAACAATAAAATTCTTTGGTTGTACGTTTTCTATTAATGTTATTTAGGTAAAAAATGAATTTAGGTTCATTGTGATTAAGTGAATGTTAAAATGTCGAttacaacaaataaaaaacaaacttgCACGCGTCAACATCCAACAAACCCTATGACACCATCTAGAGTACGTTTTTGTTACTACAGAAgacatataaaaacaataaaacacaatacaaGTGAAACAAACTAATAAGATCAGTTGTGCAGTTGCTATTAGTTACGCTCTAGtgcacttaataaaataaaattaagttaaatttattGCTTAGCCAATATTTGTCATCAGGCAGGATCAAATGCAGTCAGCTACCTCGTCAATCTGCATGGGAAAGTAGCACAAGAACAAATCATCAAACCAATCCATTTCACACACCACATGACAGAAAACGTACACAAAAATACTGTTCTGTTATGTTGTTATCATTGTTATAATTTGTTTTCTTCTCTTTGGCATGCATCAAAAAGTACACAAAATGCACATGCAATTCTAGACATCTTGCAGCAACTAATGCAGTCCTAACACTAACACTCACTCTTTTGTAGATGGCAAAAATGGTGCCTATGGGGGCCAAACAGTCGATGTTGGAGGAGCCATCCAGCGGATCAAAACAGACTATATATTTCCCCTGTGACAAACAACAGACTGAAATGAGACCAACGGCGACCTCATGTGGTAATTATCTGAATGAACGCCAATAAATATGCATTAGGAAAGAGGTACATTAGCCTGgcataaataatttacatagcAGCCATAATTTATTTGAAACTAAATGGACATTCTGTCATTTCAACTCTTAAAATGTTTTCCCTTCATTTAACATGTTGCAATTTTGATTGCTGTGTATTAATTATACTTTATCCTATTCTAATTGTTTTGATTTTTGcaacctttattattatttttacttatttgtatctgtcttttttctttgAAAGATTATTTCAATTGTCTTTATTTCAATTGTCTTTAgatattacactaccagtcaagagaacagtaagatttgtaatgtttttaaagatgtttcttctgttcaccaaccctgcatttattttattgaaagttcagcaaaaacagtaaaaatgtcaaatatttttctatttaaaataactgttttatgtaatttatgtaatttaatgtaaaaatgctatttattcctgtgattccaaaGCTGAACTTTTTTAATCATTACTTCCATTACTCACATGATCCtctccgaaatcattctaatattctaatttgctgctcaaaaaaacatttatttattactattatgttgaaaacagctaagcggaatatttccaggtttctttaataaatagattcaaataaaaaagtaaaaaaaaaaaacggcatttatctgaaatagaaattgtttgtaacattataaatgtctttatcatcacttttgatcaatttaaagcatctttgctaaataaaagtattaattctataatttattttccaaaaaaatgaaaaattatacaGAAACCaagcttttaaaaacattttaaaatatattcaaatagaaaacagttattttaattagtacaaatatttcaaaattttactgtttttgatctACTTTGGATCATATaagtgcaggcttggtaagcagaagagacttctttaaaaacattaaaaatcttacagtgcaaatactttcgactggtagtgtatatatatttttgcctATTAAGCAAACAAATTTTGAACCAGATTATTCTCTCTTTTATCTAATAACAATGTCACTTTAGTTAATTCATAACGCATTTATAAACATGACATCATGTGTTAAAGAATAGttcaaaattaatattttgtcatcatttactcagactcctcttgttccaaacctgtatgatttttttttttttgctgtctttgaacacaaaagaaaaggTCAGGGCCTGTCAAGCTTTAAACATGACAAAAGCACCATAAATGTAGTTAATATGACTCACATGATACAATTCCAGATTTGAAAATCTTGCTATAGCACAATCTTATTCAGGTTCACATCTGACAAATATGGCACATCAAGACACATTTATAACTTCCGTTATACTCAATATTGCACAGATACTGAGATTTGAGAGCTAGAGCAAAGGGAATATGTGCACAAGTCCACTTTTATGACACTTATAATGTGTATCTTTTAAAGTTTGAAttacaaatgaaaaaaacaacaacatgaacATCCTGCCTATTTATGGGAAAAAAGAACATCCCACAGGCTTGGAACATaagtgtgagtaaataatgacagaattgacaTTTTAGATAAACTTGTCCTTTAACTTTAAGTATTTATAAGCAAGCATTGAGAATGAGCATACCCTTTTCTCAGCAGGTGTGTAGATGGCATCCTTGTTCTCCTCAGAAACCATCAAACAGGTGCCATAAGAGGCCCTCAGCATATTGATGATCAGATCATTGGAAAGCACATCCAGCTTCTTCTGCTCATCGCCTGTGACGTTCACCTGTCCCGCCATGCCTTGACTGTGGTCAGTGAAACCAGAACATACTAATATTATTGGAAAGattgaaaaagtattttcttCGAAAACATACTCTGATCATCTCAAGAGTTCAACTGTAACTTTGACTGAGACTTTCTCTAAAATCATAACTGTTTGTCTATTTGATTTTACATGTCTGCCTGATCATTGGCTGAGCTGAACTTTTACCTGCTTCTGCTTCAAACATTCAAAGCATGTTTTTACAACAGTTACAGTAAAACATTAATTCACATATCGCAAAataatgtgtaaaaataaaacttacaGGTGAACAAGCCCTGCTTTCCTGACAGCAGATGAAATAGCTTTAATAGCTGTTAACATGGCGTTAATGAGTTGTGTGAGTTCTCCGGTGGCCCCCTTCGCCTTCCGGCCCGTCTCCATGACGAAGCGCGTGAGCGTCCATACGTCCACATCAAAGACCGACTGATCCGACATCCTTACGGCGTCCGAGTGTACAAGCAGTTGGACAGGCAGAGACTGACTAACTGTAGAGCCACCAGGCAGTCTTTTTACATACACAGTGAGTGGATCAAGGCCAAGGTTATATTGGTGAAGCAGATCAAGTGACAGTAGTGTAGTCTGAATGCTAGTAGAGCCAGAGCTCAAAGGGCCCAACTTATAAAGCACGTTCCTTGGCTCTCAGCTAATTATTTATGTCCACTATTGACACATGACATATACTCAGGGGTTAGAGGGTCACTGGTCATAGGATTGTTTATGTATCATGTCCCAATATAAAACTGGAGGTTTGTTAAATGGATCTCATTAATaatactgtatatttatatacatgtAAATGTGTCTCCTCTAACTCAAAATCAAACCTGTAAGCGTGACTAAACACATCAAACACGTTTTAAGTAAATGGATATACAGCATATTGCTAATGCATTTGATTTGATTCACAGCACTGAAAAGTGCAATTAACATGCTTTCTGAAAACTTAATTTAAACTGTAATCCTCAACAAGCACTGTTTACGCAATACATTTAAGCACAGGAATAGACGTCGCTCTCCAGATTCAACTCAATTTGACAAGTTGGCTGacatatttataaacaaacacTGAA
Protein-coding regions in this window:
- the fbp2 gene encoding fructose-1,6-bisphosphatase isozyme 2, whose product is MSDQSVFDVDVWTLTRFVMETGRKAKGATGELTQLINAMLTAIKAISSAVRKAGLVHLQGMAGQVNVTGDEQKKLDVLSNDLIINMLRASYGTCLMVSEENKDAIYTPAEKRGKYIVCFDPLDGSSNIDCLAPIGTIFAIYKRCSDGEPTDKDALQPGNQIVCAGYALYGSATLVALSTGAGVNFFMLDPAIGEFILTDRNVQIKKKGKTYSINEGYAKYFEPAVNDYLKHKKYPEDGSAPYGARYVGSMVSDIHRTIAYGGIFMYPANEKNPKGKLRLLYECNPIAFLIEQAGGVATTGTQRVLDVIPESLHQRMPFVVGSADDVEEYLSFVKKHKK